The sequence below is a genomic window from Anaeromyxobacter diazotrophicus.
AACCAGGCGCGGATCTGACACAGCTCCACGGTCCCCGGTCTGGGGATCTCCTTCGGCCGCGGCGGCGCGACGACGTTCCCGGGCGACCTGCAGAACTCGGACGTGGTCGTGATCCAGGGCTCCAACATGGCGGAGTGCCACCCGGTGGCCTTCCGCTGGGTGATGGAGGCGAAGAACCGCGGGGCCACCGTCATCCACGTCGACCCGCGCTTCACCCGGACGAGCGCGGTGGCGGACCTGCACGTCCCCATCCGCGCCGGGAGCGACATCGCCTTCCTGGGCGGGATCATCCGCTACATCCTCGAGGGCGACCGCTGGTTCAAGGAGTACGTGACCGAGTACACCAACGCGGCCACGATCATCGACGAGCGCTTCCGCGACCCGGAGGACCCGGGGCAGGAGGGCTTCTTCAGCGGCTTCGACGCGAAGACCAACAAGTACGAGTGGGACAGCTGGAGCTACGAGGGCGTCGAGGGGGTGATCCCGGCCGCGGGCCACAAGCACGCCCACCCCGACCAGCCCGGCTCGGGCGGCGCCCCGGCCGACGCGTCGGGCATGACGAAGCGCCACCAGGATCCCACCCTGCAGCACCCCCGGTGCGTGTTCCAGCTCCTCAAGAAGCACTACGCGCGCTACACGCCGGAGCTGGTCGAGGAGACCTGCGGCGTCCCGAAGGCGCTGTTCCTGCAGGTGGCCGAGACGCTGTGCAAGAACTCGGGGCGCGAGCGGACCGGCGCCTTCGTGTACGCGGTGGGCTGGACGCAGCACACCGTCGGCGTCCAGTACATCCGCACCGCCGCCATCATCCAGCTCCTGCTCGGCAACATGGGCCGGCCCGGCGGCGGCGTGATGGCGCTGCGCGGCCACGCCTCCATCCAGGGCTCGACCGACATCCCGACGCTGTTCGACCTCCTCCCCGGCTACCTGCCCATGCCGCACGCCGTCCTCCCGGACCAGGGCGCGCTGGCGCGCTACATCGAGAACAACCGCTCCGCCACCGGCTGGTGGAGCGAGTTCCCGAAGTACATCGTCTCCCTGCAGAAGGCGTGGTTCGGGGACGCGGCGACGAAGGAGAACGACTACCTGTTCGACCTGTTGCCGCGGCTCACCGGCAACCACTCGCACATGACCACCGTCTCCGAGATGGCCGACGGCAAGGTGAAGGGCTACTTCGTCGTCGGCGAGAACCCCACCGTCGGCTCGATGCACGGCGCGCTCCACCGCGAGGGGCTGCGCAAGCTCGACTGGCTGGTGGTGCGCGACTTCGCGCTCACCGAGACGGCCGAGTTCTGGCGGAACGCCCCCGAGATCGACCGCGGCGAGGTGCGCACCGAGGACATCCAGACCGAGGTGTTCTTCTTCCCGGCCGCGGCCCACACCGAGAAGAGCGGCTCCTTCACCAACACCCAGCGCATGCTGCAGTGGCACCACAAGGCGATCGAGCCGCCCGGCGACTGCCGGAGCGACCTCCAGTTCGTCTATGACCTCGGGCGCCTCCTCAAGCGGCGCTACGCCGGCTCGACCGACCCGAAGGACCGGGCGCTCCAGCTCCTCACCTGGGACTACGGCGAGGTCGGACCGCTCCGCGAGCCGGACGCGGAGCGGGTGCTCTTCGAGGTGAACGGGTACACGGTCGCGGACCGGAAGCCCGTGCCCGGGTTCGCCAAGCTCACCGACGACGGCTCGACCGCCTGCGGGTGCTGGATCTACTCCGGGTGCTACGCGGACAGCGTGAACCAGACCGCCCGCCGCCGGCCCCAGGCGGAGCAGACGTGGGTCGCGCCGGAGTGGGGCTGGGCCTGGCCCATGAACCGGCGGCTCATGTACAACCGCGCCTCGGCGGACCTCGAGGGCCGGCCCTGGTCGGAGCGCAAGCGCTACGTCTGGTGGGACGAGGCGAAGCGGCGGTGGACCGGCCACGACGTGCCGGACTTCATCGCGGACCGGCCCCCGTCCTACCGGCCCGAGCCCGGCACCGTCGGCACCGCCAGCCTGGGGGGCAACGACCCCTTCATCATGCAGGCCGACGGCAAGGGCTGGCTCTTCGCGCCCTCCGGCCTCATGGACGGCCCCTTCCCCACCCACTACGAGCCGGAGGAGTCGGTGGTCGAGAACCCGCTCTACGCCCAGCAGTGCAACCCGGCGCGGCTGGAGTGGCACCGGCGCGAGAACCCGTACCACCGCGCCTACGGCGATCCGCGCTTCCCGTACCTGCTCACCACCTACCGCCTCACCGAGCACCACACCGCCGGCGGCATGAGCCGCTGGCTCTCCTGGCTCTCCGAGCTGCAACCCTCCATGTTCTGCGAGGTGTCGCGGGAGCTGGCGGAGGAGAAGGGGCTCAGGAACGGCGGCTGGGCGACGATCACCACCGCCCGCGGCGAGATCGAGTCGCGGGTGCTGGTGACGGATCGGCTGAAGCCGCTCAAGGTGCGCGGGCGCTGGGTCCACACCATCGGGCTCCCCTACCACTGGAGCTATGTCGGGCGGGTGCGGGGCGATCCGGCGAACGAGCTCATCGGGTTCGTGGCCGACCCGAACGTCTCGATCCAGGAGTCGAAGGCGCTCACGGGGAACATCCGGGCCGGCCGGCACGGCTTCGGGCGCCGCTCCGTCACCGACGGGCTCGAGCTGCGCCTGCCGGAGCCGCCCGCGGGCGAGGCGCCCCGCGACCGGCCGGGCCTCCACGCGACCCAGCGCGAACCGCCGGCCTATCCGAGGAGGTGAGCGATGCCCGTGAACCTCCAGACCGACTACGGCGTCCCGGGCGGCTCGCGCGCGCTCGCGCCCGAGCACGGCGCCGCCCCGGCGCGCAAGCAGATGGGCTTCTTCACCGACACCACGCTCTGCATCGGCTGCAAGGCGTGCGAGGTCGCGTGCAAGCAGTGGAACCAGCTCCCCGACGACGGCTTCCTCTTCACCGGGATGAGCTACGACAACACCGGCCAGCTCGGCGCCTCCACCTGGCGGCACGTGGCCTTCGTCGAGCGGACCACCCGGCTCCCGGGCCAGGGGACCCCGCGCGACGGCACCGAGGCGGGGACGATGGCGTTCGCGCCGCTCAGGCCCGCCGGCCAGCCCGGCACCACCAGCCTGCTGGCGGACTTCGTGGCGCCGTCGCACATCGAGTCGCCGGTACCGCTCGGCCCGACCCAGCGGGCGCTCTCGAACTTCTCCTGGCTCATGATGTCGGACGTCTGCAAGCACTGCGAGCGCGCCGGCTGCCTGGAGGCGTGCCCCACCGGCTCGATCGTCCGGACCGAGTTCGGCTCGGTCTACGTGCAGCCCGACGTCTGCAACGGCTGCGGCTACTGCGTCTCGGCCTGCCCGTTCGGGGTCATCGCCCGGCGCGAGGACGACGGGCGCGCCTGGAAGTGCACCCTCTGCTACGACCGGCTCAAGGACGGGATGGTGCCGGCCTGCGCCAAGGCGTGCCCGACCGCCTCGATCCAGTTCGGGGAGCTGGGCGAGCTGCGGGCGCGCGGCGCGAAGCGCGTCGAGCAGCTCCTCGCGCGCGGGGTCGCCGAGGCGCGCCTCTACGGCGAGAGCGCCCTCGCGCAGCCGGGCACCGAGGGGCTGCACGCGTTCTTCCTGCTGTGCGACGAGCCGGAGGCCTACAACCTGCCGCCCGATCCCGTCGTCCCGACGAAGCACATCACCCGCGCCTGGTACGCCATGGCGGCGAGCGTGGTCGGGCTGGCGGCGCTCTGCCTGGGCGCCGTCGCCGGCGCGAGGAGGACCTGAGATGCGCGCGAGGCACCTTCCGGACGACCGTCCGCACGACGGCAGGAACGTCGATCCCGAGCTGGGCGCGCTCCTCGGCGAGGGCTCCCACCAGCGCGTGAAGGACCTCGCGCCTTCCCCTGCCGCGCCACGCTCGGACGAGGTGCCCTCGCTCGCCTACGAGGCCGACCGGGGCCGGAGCTACTACGGCCTGCCGCTCCTGAAGGAGCCGGTGTGGCGCTGGTACGTCCCGGCCTACTTCTACGTGGGCGGGGTGGCGGGGGCGGCGGCGGCGCTGGGGGCGGCCGCCCAGCTCGCGGGCTGGCGCGGCAGCCCCGGCCCGGTCCGCCAGCGTCACCCCGGCGTCGAGCACCGGCTCATCGGGCGGTGCCGCCTCATCGCGACGGCCGGCGCGGGCGCCTCGGCGGTCCTGCTCATCGCCGATCTGGGCCGGCCCGCGCGCTTCCTCGACATGCTGCGCGTCTTCCGCCCCACCTCGCCCATGAACATGGGGACCTGGTTCCTCTCCGCCTTCGGCGCCTGCTGCGCCGCCTCGACCCTGCCGCACCTCTGGCCGGCGCGGCGGCCCTGGCAGCGGACGGTCTCCGACGCCGCGGCCTTCGGCGCGGGGGTGATGGGCCTGCCGCTCTGCACGTACACCGGCGTGCTCATCGCCAACACGGCCGTGCCGATCTGGCACGGGACGCGCAACGCGCTGCCGGTCCTGTTCGGCGCGTCCGGGGCCGCCGGCGCCGCCTCGCTCCTCGAGCTGTGGCCGCCCGGGGGCACCGGCGACGACGTGGTGCACCGGTTCTCCCTGCTCGGGAAGACCCTCGAGCTGGCGCTCGGCGAGGTGTTCGCCTACGAGGCCCGGCGCGTGCCGCGCGTCGCGCGTCCGCTCCGCCGCGGCGCCTCGGGGGCGCTGTGGCGGACCGCCCAGGTGCTCTCGGCGGCCGGGCTCGCGGCGACGGCGCTCTCCCGGCGCGGCTCGCCGCTGCGGCGGACGGCCGGCCTGCTCGGCACGCTGGGCGCGCTCACGCTGCGGTTCGCGATCCTGCAGGCGGGGCGGGCGTCCGCGCGCGACCCGCTCGCCACCTCCGAGCAGCAGAGGGCCGGGCGCGGGGGCGCCGCCGAGCTTACGGAGAGGGATCGGGCGGGCGCTTCCCACCCCGCTTTGCGCGGGGTGGGAGCGGGCAGGGAGACGGAGGCCGCACCACGTGAAGAGCACCCCTGAGACGCTTTCCATCCCGCCCCTGCAGGACGCGCAAGGGCGCCTCATCGCCTACCTGCGGCTGTCGCTCACCGACCGCTGCAACTTCCGATGCAACTACTGCTCGCCGTCGGAGTACGAGGAGCCCTCCTCCGTCCTCACCCGCCCCGAGCTCGCCCGCCTGGTGGGGGTGTTCGCGCGGCTCGGCGTGCGCCGGGTGCGCCTCACGGGCGGCGAGCCCACGCTGCGCAAGGACCTCGTCGCCATCGCCGGCGACGTCGGCGCCACGCTCGGGGTGGAGGAGGTGGCGCTCACGACCAACGGGCACCGCCTCGCGGAGCTGGCCCGGCCGCTGCGCGCCGCGGGCGTGGGCGCGCTCAACGTGTCGCTCGACACCCTCCGGCCGGAGCGGCTCGGCGCCATCTCGGGGCGCGGCGCGCGCCTGGCGGACGTGCTGGCCGGCGTGGACGCTGCCGCCGCCGAGGGCTTCCCGCACCTCAAGCTCAACACGGTGGTGCTGGGCGGGGTGAACGAGGACGAGCTGGGCGACCTCGTCCGCTACGCCTGGGCGCGCGGGGCGTCGCCGCGCTTCATCGAGCTCATGCCGTTCGCGCAGGGTACGCCGGTCCCGACCGCGCGCGTGAAGGCGCTGCTCGCGGCGCAGGGCGTGGCGCTCGAGCCGTGCGAGAAGCGCGGCTGGGGGCCGGCCCACTACATGCGGGAGCGCGGCGCCGGCGCGGCGGCGCGGCACGTCGGCTTCATCGGCGCCATGACCGAGAACTTCTGCGAGCGCTGCAACCGCGCGCGCGTGGCCGCCGACGGCGGCTTCCAGGTGTGCCTGGGCGGCGAGGCCCAGGTGCCGCTCGGCGCGCTGCTGCGCGGGGGCGCGAGCGACGAGGCCCTCGAGGTTTCCATCCGCCAGGCGCTGGCTCACAAGGCGCCGCGGCACCACATGGAGGAGGCGAGCGCCGGGCTCGTGAAGCTCCGGCCGATGATGGGCATCGGCGGCTAGCGAAGCTCGGCGCTCGCGAAATGTCATGACCAGCAATCGATGGGCGATCGCGGTCGCCGGCACCATCGCGATGATCTGCCTCGGCACCGTCTACTCGTGGAGCATCTACACCCAGCCGCTCATCGCGGCGTTCGGCTGGTCCAACACCACCACCACCTGGGCCTTCGCGCTCGCCATCTTCTTCCTGGGCGTGGGCGCGATCCTGGGCGGGCGCTGGCAAGACCGCTCCGGGCCGCGCGCCGTCGCCGTCACGGGCGTGGTGGTGTGGGGGATCGGCAACATCCTGGCCGGCCTCGGCACCGCCCACCTCGGCGCGTGGTGGCTCTACCTCACCTACGGCGTCATCGGCGGGCTCGGGCTCGGCCTCGGCTACATCACGCCGGTCGCCGCCGTGACGAAGTGGTTCCCGGACCGGCGCGGGCTCGGCAGCGGCATGGTGGTGATGGGGTTCGGGCTGGGGGCCTTCTTCTTCAGCAACATCATGAAGGCGATCCCGTCGTTCGCCGCCGCCTCGCGGGAGGCGGCGGGCATCCTCGCCGGCCGGGGCGGCGGCCCCGCCGCGGCTCACCTGTCGCCCGCCGGCGTCGACGCGGTCATGAACGCGTTCCTGATCCCGGGGATCGTCTTCGCGGTGCTCGGGGGGCTCTGCGCGGCGCAGGTGAGGAACCCGCCCGCCGGCTACGCCCGCCCGGGCGCGGTGGCCGCGGCGGCCGCCACCGGCCGCGACTACCCGCCGTCCGAGGCCATGCGGACGCCGCAGTTCTGGATGCTCTGGTTCATGCTCTTCCTCAACGTCACCGCTGGCATCCTCTTCATCTCGAACGCCGTCCCGATCATGCGCGAGCTCACCGGGGCCCGCCCGGCGGTCGCGCTCTCCGTGTACGGCTTCATCGCGGTGTTCAACGGCGTCGGGCGCTTCTTCTGGGGAGCCAT
It includes:
- the fdh gene encoding formate dehydrogenase, with the protein product MAKLPVLSSWPVARQLAHRDAIGLGASAWSERTRQLAPRTASADRVARSVCPYCAVGCGQLVYVKDERIIDIEGDTDSPVSQGCLCPKGAATFQLVTGSHREKRVLHRRPGATDWEVLSLEQAMELVAERVQRTREATWTERVTDPAAKEHGQLARHTLGIAHLGGATLDNEENYLLKKLYTALGIIQVENQARIUHSSTVPGLGISFGRGGATTFPGDLQNSDVVVIQGSNMAECHPVAFRWVMEAKNRGATVIHVDPRFTRTSAVADLHVPIRAGSDIAFLGGIIRYILEGDRWFKEYVTEYTNAATIIDERFRDPEDPGQEGFFSGFDAKTNKYEWDSWSYEGVEGVIPAAGHKHAHPDQPGSGGAPADASGMTKRHQDPTLQHPRCVFQLLKKHYARYTPELVEETCGVPKALFLQVAETLCKNSGRERTGAFVYAVGWTQHTVGVQYIRTAAIIQLLLGNMGRPGGGVMALRGHASIQGSTDIPTLFDLLPGYLPMPHAVLPDQGALARYIENNRSATGWWSEFPKYIVSLQKAWFGDAATKENDYLFDLLPRLTGNHSHMTTVSEMADGKVKGYFVVGENPTVGSMHGALHREGLRKLDWLVVRDFALTETAEFWRNAPEIDRGEVRTEDIQTEVFFFPAAAHTEKSGSFTNTQRMLQWHHKAIEPPGDCRSDLQFVYDLGRLLKRRYAGSTDPKDRALQLLTWDYGEVGPLREPDAERVLFEVNGYTVADRKPVPGFAKLTDDGSTACGCWIYSGCYADSVNQTARRRPQAEQTWVAPEWGWAWPMNRRLMYNRASADLEGRPWSERKRYVWWDEAKRRWTGHDVPDFIADRPPSYRPEPGTVGTASLGGNDPFIMQADGKGWLFAPSGLMDGPFPTHYEPEESVVENPLYAQQCNPARLEWHRRENPYHRAYGDPRFPYLLTTYRLTEHHTAGGMSRWLSWLSELQPSMFCEVSRELAEEKGLRNGGWATITTARGEIESRVLVTDRLKPLKVRGRWVHTIGLPYHWSYVGRVRGDPANELIGFVADPNVSIQESKALTGNIRAGRHGFGRRSVTDGLELRLPEPPAGEAPRDRPGLHATQREPPAYPRR
- a CDS encoding 4Fe-4S dicluster domain-containing protein → MGFFTDTTLCIGCKACEVACKQWNQLPDDGFLFTGMSYDNTGQLGASTWRHVAFVERTTRLPGQGTPRDGTEAGTMAFAPLRPAGQPGTTSLLADFVAPSHIESPVPLGPTQRALSNFSWLMMSDVCKHCERAGCLEACPTGSIVRTEFGSVYVQPDVCNGCGYCVSACPFGVIARREDDGRAWKCTLCYDRLKDGMVPACAKACPTASIQFGELGELRARGAKRVEQLLARGVAEARLYGESALAQPGTEGLHAFFLLCDEPEAYNLPPDPVVPTKHITRAWYAMAASVVGLAALCLGAVAGARRT
- the nrfD gene encoding NrfD/PsrC family molybdoenzyme membrane anchor subunit, with the protein product MRARHLPDDRPHDGRNVDPELGALLGEGSHQRVKDLAPSPAAPRSDEVPSLAYEADRGRSYYGLPLLKEPVWRWYVPAYFYVGGVAGAAAALGAAAQLAGWRGSPGPVRQRHPGVEHRLIGRCRLIATAGAGASAVLLIADLGRPARFLDMLRVFRPTSPMNMGTWFLSAFGACCAASTLPHLWPARRPWQRTVSDAAAFGAGVMGLPLCTYTGVLIANTAVPIWHGTRNALPVLFGASGAAGAASLLELWPPGGTGDDVVHRFSLLGKTLELALGEVFAYEARRVPRVARPLRRGASGALWRTAQVLSAAGLAATALSRRGSPLRRTAGLLGTLGALTLRFAILQAGRASARDPLATSEQQRAGRGGAAELTERDRAGASHPALRGVGAGRETEAAPREEHP
- the moaA gene encoding GTP 3',8-cyclase MoaA codes for the protein MKSTPETLSIPPLQDAQGRLIAYLRLSLTDRCNFRCNYCSPSEYEEPSSVLTRPELARLVGVFARLGVRRVRLTGGEPTLRKDLVAIAGDVGATLGVEEVALTTNGHRLAELARPLRAAGVGALNVSLDTLRPERLGAISGRGARLADVLAGVDAAAAEGFPHLKLNTVVLGGVNEDELGDLVRYAWARGASPRFIELMPFAQGTPVPTARVKALLAAQGVALEPCEKRGWGPAHYMRERGAGAAARHVGFIGAMTENFCERCNRARVAADGGFQVCLGGEAQVPLGALLRGGASDEALEVSIRQALAHKAPRHHMEEASAGLVKLRPMMGIGG
- a CDS encoding OFA family MFS transporter, whose amino-acid sequence is MTSNRWAIAVAGTIAMICLGTVYSWSIYTQPLIAAFGWSNTTTTWAFALAIFFLGVGAILGGRWQDRSGPRAVAVTGVVVWGIGNILAGLGTAHLGAWWLYLTYGVIGGLGLGLGYITPVAAVTKWFPDRRGLGSGMVVMGFGLGAFFFSNIMKAIPSFAAASREAAGILAGRGGGPAAAHLSPAGVDAVMNAFLIPGIVFAVLGGLCAAQVRNPPAGYARPGAVAAAAATGRDYPPSEAMRTPQFWMLWFMLFLNVTAGILFISNAVPIMRELTGARPAVALSVYGFIAVFNGVGRFFWGAISDRIGRNWAYILIYGSQVLIFFFVGGIHALPLVATLFAVVLLCYGGGFGTMPSFTADYFGTKYMGVNYGWILLAWGVGGIVGPIFVAFVKDHTGSFAGALPYIGFMLLAAAILPVVARRPGTAAAGPGERWAHLRLPRRAHAH